A stretch of the Rosa rugosa chromosome 5, drRosRugo1.1, whole genome shotgun sequence genome encodes the following:
- the LOC133711941 gene encoding dirigent protein 21-like produces the protein LGIKQEKLSHLHFYFHDIASGPNPTSIWVARAPTSSKSPTLFGSVAMIDDALTIGPKRSSKVVGRAQGFYASASQSENALMVTMNLAFTEGKFNGSSLTVVGRNPVVEAVREMPIIGGSGVFRFSRGYVQAKTIRFNATTGDAVVEYNVFVFHY, from the coding sequence CTTGGGATCAAGCAAGAGAAGCTAAGCCACCTCCACTTCTACTTCCACGATATCGCCAGCGGTCCCAACCCAACTTCCATCTGGGTTGCCCGAGCACCCACGTCTAGCAAATCTCCGACGCTGTTTGGCTCTGTAGCTATGATCGATGATGCGTTAACTATCGGCCCCAAAAGGAGCTCCAAAGTTGTGGGAAGGGCACAAGGGTTTTATGCATCTGCCTCACAAAGTGAAAATGCTTTGATGGTGACCATGAACTTGGCTTTCACCGAAGGGAAGTTTAATGGCAGCAGTCTTACTGTTGTGGGACGAAACCCTGTGGTTGAAGCTGTAAGAGAGATGCCTATAATCGGTGGAAGTGGAGTTTTTCGGTTTTCTAGGGGATATGTTCAGGCCAAGACTATCAGGTTCAATGCAACAACCGGAGATGCTGTTGTTGAATATAATGTGTTTGTGTTCCATTATTGA